One Myotis daubentonii chromosome 3, mMyoDau2.1, whole genome shotgun sequence genomic window carries:
- the SPTSSB gene encoding serine palmitoyltransferase small subunit B encodes MDFRRVKDYFSWLYYQYQIISCCAVLEPWEQSMFNTILLTIFAMVVYTAYVFIPIHIRLAWEFFSKICGIHSTLSS; translated from the coding sequence ATGGATTTCAGGCGTGTGAAGGACTATTTCTCCTGGCTCTACTATCAATACCAAATCATCAGCTGCTGTGCTGTCTTGGAGCCCTGGGAGCAATCCATGTTCAATACCATCTTGCTAACCATTTTTGCTATGGTGGtgtatactgcctatgtttttatCCCAATCCACATCCGCCTGGCTTGGGAATTTTTCTCCAAAATCTGTGGCATTCACAGTACACTTTCGAGTTGA